One stretch of Cedecea neteri DNA includes these proteins:
- the cyoB gene encoding cytochrome o ubiquinol oxidase subunit I, producing the protein MFGKLTLDAIPYHEPIVMVTVAAIIVGGLALLAAITYFGKWEYLWKEWLTSVDHKRLGVMYVIVAIVMLLRGFADAVMMRSQQVLASAGEAGFLPPHHYDQIFTAHGVIMIFFVAMPFVIGLMNLVVPLQIGARDVAFPFLNNLSFWFTVVGVVLVNLSLGVGEFAQTGWVAYPPLSGIEYSPGVGVDYWIWALQLSGIGTTLTGINFFVTILNMRTPGMTMFKMPVFTWASLCTNVLIIAAFPIFTVTVALLTLDRYLGTHFFTNDMGGNMMMYINLIWAWGHPEVYILVLPVFGVFSEVVATFSKKRLFGYTSLVWATIAITVLSFIVWLHHFFTMGSGANVNAFFGIATMIIAIPTGVKIFNWLFTMYQGRIVFNSAMLWTIGFIVTFSIGGMTGVLLAVPGADFVLHNSLFLIAHFHNVIIGGVVFGCFAGLTYWWPKAFGFTLNETWGKRAFWFWIIGFFVAFMPLYVLGFMGMTRRLSQQIDPQFHTLLVVAACGAALIALGILCQLIQFYVSIRDREQNRDLTGDPWGGRTLEWATSSPPPFYNFAHLPHVHERDAFWEMKEKGEAYKQPAHYEEIHMPRNSAAGIIIAAFSTVFGFAMIWHIWWLAIVGFAGIIITWIAKSFDEDVDYYVPVAEVEKLENQHFEELTKAGLKNGN; encoded by the coding sequence ATGTTCGGAAAACTTACACTGGATGCAATCCCGTACCATGAGCCAATTGTCATGGTTACGGTTGCGGCAATCATCGTCGGGGGACTGGCGCTGCTTGCGGCTATCACTTACTTCGGTAAGTGGGAATATTTATGGAAAGAGTGGCTAACTTCCGTTGACCACAAACGCCTTGGCGTAATGTACGTTATCGTCGCTATCGTCATGCTGCTGCGCGGCTTTGCCGATGCGGTCATGATGCGTAGCCAGCAGGTGCTGGCCTCCGCGGGCGAAGCCGGCTTCCTGCCACCTCACCACTACGATCAGATCTTTACCGCCCACGGCGTTATCATGATCTTCTTCGTGGCGATGCCTTTTGTTATCGGCCTGATGAACCTGGTTGTGCCGTTGCAGATTGGCGCACGTGACGTTGCCTTCCCGTTCCTGAACAACCTGAGCTTCTGGTTCACCGTTGTCGGCGTGGTGCTGGTTAACCTGTCACTGGGCGTGGGCGAATTCGCACAGACCGGCTGGGTGGCTTATCCACCGCTATCGGGCATTGAGTACAGTCCTGGCGTCGGGGTCGACTACTGGATCTGGGCGCTTCAGCTCTCCGGTATCGGTACTACGCTGACAGGTATTAACTTCTTCGTGACCATTCTGAACATGCGTACCCCGGGTATGACTATGTTCAAAATGCCGGTGTTCACCTGGGCTTCGCTATGTACTAACGTACTGATTATCGCAGCGTTCCCAATCTTCACCGTGACCGTCGCGCTGCTGACCCTCGACCGCTACCTTGGCACCCATTTCTTTACCAACGATATGGGTGGCAACATGATGATGTACATCAACCTCATCTGGGCCTGGGGCCACCCGGAAGTTTATATCCTGGTGCTGCCGGTGTTTGGCGTGTTCTCTGAGGTGGTTGCAACCTTCTCTAAAAAGCGTCTGTTCGGTTACACCTCTCTGGTGTGGGCGACCATCGCGATTACCGTTCTGTCGTTCATCGTTTGGCTGCACCACTTCTTCACCATGGGCAGCGGTGCGAACGTAAACGCCTTCTTCGGTATTGCCACCATGATTATCGCCATCCCGACCGGGGTGAAGATCTTCAACTGGCTGTTCACCATGTATCAGGGCCGCATCGTCTTTAACTCCGCGATGCTGTGGACCATTGGCTTCATCGTCACCTTCTCTATCGGTGGCATGACCGGTGTTCTGCTGGCGGTGCCGGGTGCGGACTTCGTGCTGCACAACAGCCTGTTCCTGATTGCACACTTCCACAACGTTATCATCGGCGGCGTGGTCTTCGGTTGCTTCGCAGGTCTGACCTACTGGTGGCCAAAAGCGTTCGGCTTCACGCTGAACGAAACCTGGGGCAAACGCGCCTTCTGGTTCTGGATTATCGGCTTCTTCGTGGCGTTTATGCCGCTGTACGTGCTGGGCTTCATGGGTATGACCCGTCGTCTGAGCCAGCAGATCGATCCACAGTTCCACACCCTGCTGGTTGTTGCGGCCTGTGGTGCGGCGCTGATCGCTCTGGGCATTCTGTGCCAGCTGATTCAGTTCTACGTCTCTATCCGTGACCGCGAGCAGAACCGCGATCTGACCGGTGACCCATGGGGTGGCCGTACGCTGGAGTGGGCAACCTCTTCTCCGCCTCCGTTCTATAACTTCGCCCATCTGCCGCACGTTCACGAGCGTGATGCATTCTGGGAGATGAAAGAGAAAGGCGAAGCGTACAAACAGCCTGCGCACTATGAAGAGATTCATATGCCGCGCAACAGCGCTGCCGGTATTATCATCGCTGCATTCAGCACCGTGTTTGGCTTTGCCATGATCTGGCACATCTGGTGGCTGGCGATCGTTGGCTTTGCCGGCATCATCATCACCTGGATTGCGAAAAGCTTCGACGAAGATGTGGATTACTATGTTCCGGTGGCTGAAGTCGAAAAACTGGAAAATCAGCATTTCGAAGAACTCACCAAAGCAGGGCTGAAAAATGGCAACTGA
- a CDS encoding J domain-containing protein codes for MATIWDVLGIEPTTDEREIRRAYARELKLRRPDKDPQGFQALREAFDSAKRYASSAVVLYEDAESLPEKPEPTPMVDYVRQLMQEQASSPETPWSKNELWEKAQAISALLIRDELEGLGELHRYLDNEIPDALEARHAFSLMLAESLSEQSWLYRSLLNEVSAVMDWQIDNYRSSQLPDWIVHALEQQIAITDQENYWQYLARQYGGSRYGQLKWRLLTEKDTEISWWVRLIPDLLSQLAGQVGELRQQSPALLERLNPSLLEVLQKPTLALSWGAIIAVLFWGYTAWLPGHESPKMALQAGVMLAVVATFLWGYPFLERRFESGGAAGKCVHAFFWLASGLLLAMAFYSAWRGASAWQGKDAITMRALVIMIFLIVPVGWALWQRRSDWRNLPIRIVVVVLMFPVLFIRQLPPLVNILGMILLPMLYGIIIEMVYFIK; via the coding sequence ATGGCGACGATATGGGATGTGCTGGGCATTGAGCCCACAACGGATGAACGTGAAATTCGTCGCGCTTATGCCCGCGAGTTAAAGCTGCGGCGGCCGGACAAAGATCCGCAGGGTTTTCAGGCCCTGCGCGAGGCGTTTGATAGCGCCAAACGCTATGCCAGTTCGGCGGTCGTCCTGTATGAAGACGCTGAAAGTCTGCCGGAGAAACCTGAACCTACGCCTATGGTGGATTATGTTCGGCAACTGATGCAGGAGCAGGCATCTTCGCCAGAAACGCCCTGGAGCAAAAATGAACTCTGGGAAAAAGCGCAGGCAATTTCGGCGCTTTTAATCAGGGATGAACTCGAAGGCTTGGGTGAGCTGCACCGCTATCTTGATAATGAAATCCCCGATGCGCTTGAGGCCAGGCATGCGTTTAGCCTGATGCTGGCCGAATCGCTAAGCGAGCAGTCCTGGCTTTACCGCAGCCTGTTAAATGAAGTTTCTGCGGTAATGGACTGGCAAATTGATAACTACCGTTCATCTCAACTGCCGGACTGGATAGTTCATGCTCTTGAGCAGCAGATTGCTATTACCGACCAGGAAAACTATTGGCAATATCTGGCCCGGCAGTACGGCGGCAGCCGTTATGGACAGTTGAAATGGCGTTTGCTGACGGAAAAGGACACGGAGATTTCATGGTGGGTCAGGCTGATTCCGGATCTCCTCTCGCAGCTGGCGGGTCAGGTGGGGGAATTACGCCAGCAGTCCCCTGCATTGCTGGAGCGCCTTAATCCATCGCTTCTTGAGGTACTACAAAAACCCACTCTGGCGCTTAGCTGGGGAGCCATCATTGCCGTACTTTTCTGGGGATATACGGCCTGGTTGCCGGGCCATGAGTCACCGAAAATGGCGCTTCAGGCTGGCGTCATGCTGGCCGTAGTGGCGACTTTTCTCTGGGGATATCCATTTCTTGAGCGCCGGTTTGAATCCGGAGGCGCGGCAGGCAAATGCGTTCATGCTTTTTTCTGGCTGGCGTCGGGGCTGCTTCTGGCGATGGCTTTCTATAGCGCCTGGCGTGGGGCGAGCGCATGGCAGGGAAAAGATGCCATAACGATGCGGGCGCTGGTTATCATGATCTTCCTTATTGTCCCGGTCGGGTGGGCGCTTTGGCAGCGGCGCAGCGACTGGCGTAACTTGCCGATCAGAATTGTGGTGGTGGTCCTGATGTTCCCCGTTTTGTTTATCCGCCAGCTTCCTCCACTGGTGAATATCCTGGGC
- a CDS encoding cytochrome o ubiquinol oxidase subunit III, giving the protein MATETVNNAHAAEHGHHDAGTNKVFGFWIYLMSDCILFCCLFATYAVLVNGTAGGPSGKDIFELPFVMVETALLLVSSITYGMAIIAMNKGNKSQVISWLALTFLCGAGFVGMEIYEFHHLIKEGFGPDRSGFLSAFFALVGTHGLHVTSGLVWMAFMMIHVSRRGLTNTNRARLMCLSLFWHFLDVVWICVFSVVYLMGAM; this is encoded by the coding sequence ATGGCAACTGAGACTGTAAATAACGCCCACGCCGCGGAGCACGGGCACCACGATGCAGGAACCAATAAGGTCTTTGGTTTCTGGATCTACCTGATGAGCGACTGCATTCTGTTCTGTTGCTTGTTCGCGACCTATGCCGTTCTGGTGAACGGCACCGCAGGCGGCCCGTCAGGGAAAGACATCTTCGAACTGCCGTTCGTGATGGTCGAAACTGCCCTGCTGCTGGTCAGCTCCATCACCTACGGCATGGCGATCATCGCCATGAACAAAGGCAACAAAAGCCAGGTTATCTCCTGGCTGGCGCTGACCTTCCTGTGCGGTGCGGGCTTCGTAGGGATGGAAATCTATGAATTCCATCACCTGATCAAGGAAGGCTTCGGGCCGGATCGCAGCGGCTTCCTGTCAGCGTTCTTCGCGCTGGTTGGCACCCACGGTCTGCACGTCACCTCCGGTCTGGTGTGGATGGCTTTCATGATGATTCATGTTTCCCGTCGCGGCCTGACCAACACCAACCGTGCGCGTCTGATGTGCCTGAGCCTGTTCTGGCACTTCCTTGACGTGGTTTGGATCTGTGTATTCTCCGTAGTCTATCTGATGGGGGCAATGTAA
- the cyoA gene encoding cytochrome o ubiquinol oxidase subunit II encodes MRLRKYNKSLGWLSLIAGAFLLSGCDSALLDPKGQIGLEQRSLILTAIGLMLIVVIPAIAMAIGFAWKYRASNKDAKYSPNWSHSNKVEAVVWTIPILIVIFLAVLTWKTTHALEPSRPLEHEAKPVTIEVIAMDWKWFFIYPEQGIATVNEIAFPANTPVEFKITSNSVMNSFFIPRLGSQIYAMAGMQTKLHLIADEAGTYDGISSNYSGKGFSGMKFKAIATPDMDTFNQWVAKAKQSPEVMNDMATYEKLAAPSEYNKVEYFSSVKPDLFKEVINKFMGHGSMHMARPEGEQASHDDMKGMEGMEGMDMSHAETSH; translated from the coding sequence ATGAGACTCAGGAAATACAATAAAAGTTTGGGATGGTTGTCATTAATCGCAGGCGCATTTTTACTTAGTGGCTGTGATTCTGCACTCCTGGATCCCAAAGGACAGATCGGACTGGAACAACGTTCATTGATACTGACGGCCATCGGCCTGATGTTGATTGTCGTTATCCCTGCAATTGCAATGGCTATCGGTTTTGCCTGGAAGTATCGGGCTTCAAACAAAGACGCCAAATACAGCCCAAACTGGTCGCACTCGAACAAGGTTGAAGCTGTCGTCTGGACGATTCCTATCCTTATCGTTATCTTCCTCGCGGTACTGACCTGGAAAACCACTCACGCTCTTGAACCTAGCCGTCCGCTGGAACATGAAGCGAAGCCGGTGACCATCGAAGTTATCGCCATGGACTGGAAATGGTTCTTCATCTATCCGGAGCAGGGTATCGCTACGGTGAATGAGATAGCCTTCCCGGCCAACACCCCAGTGGAATTCAAAATCACCTCTAACTCGGTGATGAACTCCTTCTTTATCCCGCGCCTGGGTAGCCAAATCTACGCAATGGCAGGCATGCAGACCAAACTGCACCTGATTGCTGATGAAGCCGGCACCTACGACGGTATTTCGTCAAACTACAGCGGTAAAGGTTTCTCCGGCATGAAGTTCAAGGCAATTGCCACGCCGGACATGGACACCTTTAACCAATGGGTGGCTAAAGCGAAACAGTCTCCAGAAGTCATGAACGATATGGCGACCTACGAGAAACTGGCCGCGCCAAGCGAATACAACAAAGTCGAATACTTCTCCAGTGTTAAACCTGATTTGTTTAAAGAAGTTATTAACAAATTCATGGGACACGGGAGCATGCACATGGCCAGGCCGGAAGGTGAACAGGCTTCCCATGACGATATGAAAGGCATGGAAGGTATGGAAGGCATGGACATGAGTCACGCGGAAACCTCTCACTAA
- a CDS encoding cytochrome o ubiquinol oxidase subunit IV, with the protein MSHSTEHSGAHHGSVKTYMTGFILSIILTAIPFWIVMEGTASHGTMLAVVLVTAVVQILVHLVCFLHLNTSSSERWNLVAFAFTVLIIAILVIGSIWIMWNLNLNMMVH; encoded by the coding sequence ATGAGTCATTCAACTGAACATAGCGGCGCCCACCACGGTAGCGTGAAGACCTACATGACAGGCTTCATCCTGTCCATCATCCTGACGGCTATCCCGTTCTGGATTGTGATGGAAGGGACGGCCTCTCACGGCACCATGCTTGCCGTGGTCCTGGTGACGGCGGTAGTACAGATTCTGGTGCACCTCGTGTGCTTCCTGCATCTGAACACCTCTTCGAGTGAGCGCTGGAACCTGGTGGCCTTCGCCTTTACGGTGCTGATTATTGCCATTCTGGTGATCGGCTCGATCTGGATTATGTGGAACCTCAACCTGAACATGATGGTTCACTAA
- the panE gene encoding 2-dehydropantoate 2-reductase: MKITVLGCGALGQLWLAALHKQGHELQGWLRVPQPYCHVNLLDNTNGSVFNESFTANDPEFLATSDLLLVTLKAWQVSDAVRTLASQLPSSCPILLLHNGMGTLDELGGLPQPLLLGLTTQAAKRDGNVIVHVATGTTHIGPGNAKASDYSYLADMLHAALPDVAWHNNIQPASWNKLAVNCAINPLTALYDCSNGELKNHAEEIASICEEVAQVMEREGHHTSQESLLDYVWQVIDSTSENTSSMLQDILLERHTEIDYITGYLLRRARAHGIPVPVNARLYEQVKRKENEYERTSAGLPGTWH; encoded by the coding sequence ATGAAAATCACCGTGCTGGGTTGCGGTGCGCTGGGTCAGCTTTGGCTGGCCGCACTACATAAACAAGGCCATGAGCTTCAGGGCTGGCTGCGCGTACCGCAGCCGTACTGCCACGTCAATCTGCTTGATAATACTAACGGTAGCGTTTTTAACGAGTCCTTCACGGCTAACGATCCCGAATTTCTCGCCACCAGCGATCTCTTATTAGTGACGCTCAAAGCCTGGCAGGTTTCCGATGCCGTGCGCACGCTGGCCTCCCAGCTACCTTCAAGCTGCCCTATTTTGCTGCTGCATAACGGCATGGGGACGCTGGATGAGCTAGGCGGTTTGCCTCAGCCCTTGCTGCTCGGGTTAACGACTCAGGCGGCCAAAAGAGACGGCAATGTGATTGTTCATGTGGCCACAGGCACCACCCACATCGGCCCAGGCAACGCGAAAGCCAGCGACTACAGCTACCTTGCAGATATGCTGCATGCCGCGCTGCCGGACGTCGCATGGCACAATAATATCCAGCCGGCGAGCTGGAACAAACTTGCGGTAAACTGCGCGATCAACCCCCTGACCGCGCTGTACGACTGTTCTAATGGCGAACTGAAAAACCACGCAGAAGAAATTGCCAGCATCTGTGAAGAAGTGGCGCAGGTGATGGAGCGTGAGGGGCACCATACCTCGCAGGAAAGCCTTCTTGATTACGTCTGGCAGGTCATTGATAGTACTTCAGAAAACACCTCATCGATGCTGCAGGATATCCTCCTGGAGCGCCACACGGAAATTGACTATATCACCGGCTACCTGCTGCGCAGAGCGAGAGCACACGGCATCCCTGTGCCGGTGAACGCCCGCCTCTATGAGCAGGTTAAACGTAAGGAGAATGAATATGAGCGCACAAGCGCTGGTCTGCCTGGCACCTGGCACTGA
- a CDS encoding molecular chaperone HscC yields the protein MTGHVSPIIGIDLGTSNSAVSWFSEGAATLALGQKGERLTPSVVGLDDEGHLLVGEAAKARLVSHPHLTVASFKRYMGTEKVFTLGKQSFRAEELSALVLRKLKADAEVALGCEITRAAITVPAYFNDSQRKAVKAAGQMAGLEVERLLNEPTAAALAYGLADSREQKFLVFDLGGGTFDVSIVDMFEGVIEVRASSGDAWLGGDDFTEALRQWMLSGYPQLTLDNPELAANLTRQAESLKQQLSSQDRASAKLVYAGEEFSWDLNEETFQACCSALLSRLKKPVVQALQDAQFDVAQLDHVILVGGATRMPLVRQLVTRMFGRFPRNELNPDEVVALGAGVQAGLIAEDKALDDVVLTDVMPYSLGIAVSRRNGDRVEEGFFSPLIERNAFVPVSVMQTFSTMNDNQRQIDIEVYQGESRKVSDNLLLDSMSIKIPARKAGEVSVDVRFTYTLDGILEVECKISGEQSASTMVIEKAPGTLSAEEIAKRLKQLDALKQHPRDVPENRQLAAEAAKRYEQTLGDRRQIIDHYATQFEQALERQDLRIIAAARDELRRVLDQLNDGL from the coding sequence ATGACAGGACACGTATCACCCATTATTGGCATCGATCTCGGTACCTCCAATAGCGCAGTCTCCTGGTTCAGCGAGGGCGCAGCGACGCTGGCTTTAGGCCAAAAAGGTGAGCGCTTAACGCCTTCCGTTGTCGGGCTGGATGATGAAGGGCACCTGCTGGTGGGCGAGGCGGCAAAGGCTCGACTGGTTAGCCATCCTCATCTGACGGTTGCCAGTTTTAAGCGCTATATGGGCACCGAGAAAGTTTTCACCCTCGGCAAACAGTCATTTCGTGCCGAAGAGCTTTCCGCATTAGTGCTGCGAAAATTAAAAGCCGATGCCGAAGTTGCGCTTGGTTGTGAAATCACGCGTGCGGCTATTACCGTTCCGGCTTATTTCAATGACTCCCAGCGCAAAGCAGTTAAAGCCGCAGGGCAAATGGCCGGGCTGGAGGTTGAACGCCTCTTAAACGAGCCTACTGCGGCAGCACTGGCCTACGGATTAGCCGACAGCCGCGAGCAAAAGTTCCTGGTCTTCGACTTAGGCGGCGGTACATTTGATGTTTCCATCGTGGATATGTTCGAGGGCGTGATTGAAGTCCGCGCCAGCAGCGGCGATGCCTGGCTTGGCGGCGATGATTTTACCGAAGCCCTGCGCCAGTGGATGCTGAGCGGCTATCCCCAGCTGACGCTGGATAACCCAGAGCTTGCCGCAAACCTGACCCGCCAGGCCGAATCCCTGAAACAGCAGCTCAGCAGTCAGGACAGAGCCAGCGCGAAGCTGGTTTATGCAGGGGAAGAATTTAGCTGGGATCTCAACGAAGAGACTTTCCAGGCGTGCTGCAGCGCGCTGCTGTCCCGCCTGAAAAAACCGGTTGTTCAGGCGCTGCAGGATGCGCAATTCGACGTTGCGCAACTCGATCACGTTATTCTGGTCGGCGGCGCAACGCGTATGCCTCTGGTACGCCAGCTGGTGACCCGAATGTTTGGTCGCTTCCCGCGTAATGAACTGAACCCCGACGAAGTCGTGGCGCTGGGGGCAGGCGTTCAGGCCGGACTGATTGCAGAAGACAAAGCTCTGGACGACGTGGTGCTTACCGACGTCATGCCTTATTCACTGGGCATTGCCGTATCGCGTCGAAACGGCGACAGGGTAGAAGAAGGTTTTTTCTCGCCGCTGATCGAGCGCAATGCTTTTGTGCCGGTAAGCGTAATGCAGACCTTCAGCACCATGAACGACAACCAGCGGCAGATAGATATTGAGGTCTACCAGGGGGAATCGCGCAAAGTCAGCGACAACCTGCTGCTGGACAGCATGTCGATTAAGATCCCTGCGCGCAAAGCGGGAGAGGTAAGCGTGGACGTACGCTTCACCTATACCCTCGACGGCATTCTGGAAGTGGAATGCAAGATTAGCGGCGAGCAAAGCGCCTCGACAATGGTGATTGAAAAAGCGCCGGGCACGCTCAGCGCCGAGGAAATTGCGAAGCGTTTAAAACAGCTTGATGCCCTTAAACAGCATCCTCGGGATGTGCCCGAAAACCGCCAGCTGGCTGCCGAGGCGGCAAAACGCTATGAGCAGACGCTGGGAGACAGACGCCAGATTATCGATCATTACGCCACGCAATTTGAACAAGCGCTGGAGCGCCAGGACCTGCGAATTATTGCCGCCGCGCGGGACGAACTGCGCCGGGTGTTAGACCAGCTTAACGACGGACTGTAA
- a CDS encoding MFS transporter: protein MNDYKMTPVELRATWGLGTVFSLRMLGMFMVLPVLTTWGMALQGASEALIGLAIGIYGLAQAVFQIPFGLLSDRIGRKPLIVGGLAIFVLGSIIAALSDSIWGVILGRALQGSGAIAAAVMALLSDLTREQNRTKAMAFIGVSFGVTFAIAMVLGPIITQALGLQALFWMIAVLASCGILITLWVVPNTETHVLNRESGMVKGCFRKVMMEPKLLKLNFGIMCLHIMLMSTFVALPGQLEQAGFPAAQHWKVYLCTMLISFVSVVPFIIYAEVKRRMKHVFVGCVAVLLIAEIVLWGAGPHFWDLVIGVQLFFLAFNLMEAILPSLISKESPAGYKGTAMGIYSTSQFIGVAIGGSLGGWLNGLFDSQTVFLAGAVLAMVWLFVSWTMQEPPYVSSLRIELPESSVNDENLRERLLAQPGVSEANIIPEERSAYVKIDSKLTNRYEIEQVVKGA, encoded by the coding sequence ATGAACGATTACAAAATGACGCCCGTCGAGCTGCGAGCGACGTGGGGTTTAGGCACCGTCTTTTCCCTGCGCATGCTGGGCATGTTTATGGTATTGCCGGTTCTTACCACCTGGGGGATGGCGCTGCAGGGCGCAAGCGAAGCGCTTATTGGCCTTGCCATTGGTATCTATGGCCTGGCGCAGGCCGTCTTCCAGATCCCGTTTGGCCTGCTCTCAGACCGCATTGGGCGCAAACCGCTGATCGTCGGCGGGCTGGCAATCTTTGTGCTCGGCAGCATTATTGCCGCCCTTAGCGACTCCATCTGGGGCGTGATTTTAGGCCGTGCGCTCCAGGGCTCCGGCGCTATCGCTGCCGCGGTGATGGCCCTGCTGTCCGATTTAACCCGCGAACAGAACCGCACCAAAGCCATGGCCTTTATCGGCGTCAGCTTCGGCGTAACCTTCGCTATCGCCATGGTGCTCGGCCCGATCATTACCCAGGCGCTTGGCCTGCAGGCGCTGTTCTGGATGATTGCCGTCCTGGCCAGCTGCGGCATTCTGATCACTCTCTGGGTGGTGCCGAATACCGAAACGCACGTGCTAAACCGCGAGTCGGGGATGGTTAAGGGCTGCTTCCGCAAAGTGATGATGGAGCCGAAGCTGTTAAAGCTGAATTTCGGCATCATGTGCCTGCATATCATGCTGATGTCCACCTTTGTCGCCCTGCCGGGCCAGCTCGAGCAGGCTGGTTTTCCAGCAGCTCAGCACTGGAAAGTGTACCTTTGCACCATGCTGATTTCGTTTGTTTCGGTGGTGCCGTTCATCATTTATGCCGAAGTTAAACGCCGCATGAAGCACGTGTTTGTTGGCTGCGTGGCGGTGCTGCTGATTGCCGAGATCGTGCTTTGGGGCGCAGGCCCGCATTTCTGGGATTTGGTGATTGGCGTGCAGCTGTTCTTCCTCGCGTTCAACCTGATGGAAGCTATTCTTCCCTCGCTTATCAGCAAAGAATCTCCGGCGGGCTATAAAGGCACCGCGATGGGGATCTACTCCACCAGCCAGTTTATCGGCGTGGCTATCGGCGGGTCGCTCGGCGGCTGGCTGAACGGGCTGTTTGATTCACAAACCGTCTTCCTGGCGGGCGCGGTGCTGGCAATGGTCTGGCTATTCGTCAGTTGGACGATGCAGGAACCGCCGTACGTCAGTAGCCTGCGTATTGAGCTACCGGAAAGCAGCGTGAACGACGAGAATTTGCGGGAAAGGCTGCTGGCTCAGCCGGGCGTGAGCGAAGCGAATATCATTCCAGAAGAACGCAGCGCGTACGTGAAAATCGACAGCAAGCTGACGAACAGGTATGAGATTGAGCAGGTGGTGAAAGGGGCGTAA
- a CDS encoding YajQ family cyclic di-GMP-binding protein — protein sequence MPSFDIVSEIDLQEVNNAVENAERELATRFDFRNVPASFELNEKNQTIKVASESDFQVNQLLDILRAKLLKRGIEGSSIDVPEEFVHSGKTWSVEAKLKQGIEASVAKKIIKLIKDSKLKVQTQIQGEEIRVTGKARDDLQAVMALIRGGNLGQPFQFKNFRD from the coding sequence ATGCCATCTTTTGATATCGTTTCTGAAATCGACCTGCAGGAAGTGAACAACGCGGTAGAAAACGCCGAGCGCGAGCTGGCCACCCGTTTTGACTTCCGCAACGTGCCGGCAAGCTTTGAGCTGAATGAAAAAAATCAGACCATTAAAGTCGCCAGCGAATCTGACTTCCAGGTAAACCAGCTGCTGGATATCCTGCGCGCCAAGCTGCTTAAGCGCGGCATCGAAGGCAGTTCTATTGATGTGCCTGAAGAGTTTGTTCACAGCGGCAAAACCTGGAGCGTGGAAGCTAAGCTGAAACAGGGTATTGAAGCAAGCGTTGCTAAGAAAATCATTAAGCTGATTAAAGACAGCAAGCTAAAGGTTCAGACCCAGATCCAGGGCGAGGAGATCCGCGTCACGGGTAAGGCTCGCGATGATTTACAGGCCGTAATGGCGCTGATTCGTGGCGGCAATCTGGGGCAGCCGTTCCAGTTTAAGAACTTCCGCGACTGA
- the cyoE gene encoding heme o synthase, whose product MIKQYLQVTKPGIIFGNLISVIGGFLLASKGSINYPLFLYTLVGVSLVVASGCVYNNFIDRDIDQKMERTKNRVLVKGLISPKISLVYATLLGIAGFMLLWFGANPLAMWLAVMGFVVYVGVYSLYMKRHSVYGTLIGSLSGAAPPVIGYCAVTNEFDTGAAILLAIFSLWQMPHSYAIAIFRFKDYQAANIPVLPVVKGISVAKNHITLYIIAFAVATLMLSLGGYAGYKYLIVAAAVSVWWLGMALRGYKVEDDKVWARKLFIFSIVAITSLSVMMSVDFMVPDSHNLLTYVW is encoded by the coding sequence ATGATTAAGCAATACCTGCAAGTAACGAAACCAGGAATTATTTTCGGTAATTTAATTTCTGTCATTGGGGGATTTTTACTGGCCTCGAAGGGCAGCATTAATTACCCGCTGTTCCTCTATACGCTGGTTGGCGTGTCACTGGTGGTCGCATCGGGTTGTGTCTACAACAACTTTATCGACCGCGACATTGACCAGAAGATGGAGAGAACGAAGAATCGGGTGCTGGTTAAAGGCCTGATTTCACCGAAAATTTCGCTGGTGTACGCCACCTTGTTGGGTATTGCTGGCTTCATGCTGCTGTGGTTTGGCGCTAATCCGCTGGCGATGTGGCTGGCCGTGATGGGCTTTGTGGTGTATGTCGGGGTTTATAGCCTGTACATGAAACGCCACTCTGTCTACGGCACGTTGATTGGCAGCCTGTCCGGCGCGGCTCCTCCGGTTATTGGCTACTGCGCCGTAACCAACGAGTTCGACACCGGCGCCGCTATCCTGCTGGCTATCTTTAGCCTGTGGCAGATGCCGCACTCGTACGCGATTGCCATCTTCCGCTTTAAAGATTACCAGGCCGCCAACATCCCGGTTCTGCCGGTGGTAAAAGGCATTTCCGTCGCCAAGAACCACATCACGCTGTACATCATCGCTTTTGCGGTGGCAACGCTGATGCTCTCCCTGGGCGGGTATGCCGGATACAAATACCTGATCGTCGCCGCGGCGGTCAGCGTCTGGTGGCTGGGCATGGCGCTGCGAGGCTATAAGGTGGAAGACGATAAGGTCTGGGCGCGCAAGCTGTTCATCTTCTCTATCGTGGCCATTACCTCGCTCAGCGTCATGATGTCGGTCGACTTTATGGTGCCAGACTCACATAATCTGCTGACTTACGTCTGGTAA